A stretch of DNA from Saccharospirillum mangrovi:
GAACCGGCCCATTTCGTCGCCGCGTTTGAAGCTCGGCCCTGCGTCGCCGAAGTGACGATGCTGAATACGCGAACCGGCCGGGGCGACGATGCCCGCCCAAACGGTTTCGATGCTGGCAACAATCATGGCGCCGACCAGTACCAGAATCATGCGGCCTTTTGCTGTGTTGAATTCGCACACCAGCCGTTCGTTGCGCGCGAACAGATTCGGTACGTGCTCGGCGGTGACGCCGTTAACGCTGAACAACCGGCCCGGAACAAAGGTGGTGCGAATCAGTTGGGCGTCGCACGGCATGTGAATGCGGTGGTAATCGCGCGGCGATAAATACAGCGTGGCAAAGCGGCCGTCGCGAAAGGTTTTGGCCTGGTCGGCATCGCCGCCGAGCAATTCGGTCAGGCTGTAATCGCGGCCTTTGGCCTGGAAAATACGCCCGGCTTCGATGGCGCCAGCCTGGCTGACGGCGCC
This window harbors:
- the asd gene encoding archaetidylserine decarboxylase (Phosphatidylserine decarboxylase is synthesized as a single chain precursor. Generation of the pyruvoyl active site from a Ser is coupled to cleavage of a Gly-Ser bond between the larger (beta) and smaller (alpha chains). It is an integral membrane protein.), with the protein product MSAFSERLFVASQYLAPHHLLSRVVGRLAASEWAPIRRSFIGLFARRFQVNMSEAERENLSEYRNFNDFFTRALKADARPLPTDANRLICPVDGAVSQAGAIEAGRIFQAKGRDYSLTELLGGDADQAKTFRDGRFATLYLSPRDYHRIHMPCDAQLIRTTFVPGRLFSVNGVTAEHVPNLFARNERLVCEFNTAKGRMILVLVGAMIVASIETVWAGIVAPAGSRIQHRHFGDAGPSFKRGDEMGRFRLGSTVIAVFEAGALEWDAAISAGQPVRLGQPLNATNS